A single genomic interval of Armigeres subalbatus isolate Guangzhou_Male chromosome 1, GZ_Asu_2, whole genome shotgun sequence harbors:
- the LOC134212476 gene encoding uncharacterized protein LOC134212476, giving the protein MMDFQVGLEVRKGGFGDPNYISPSGPTYIAIRSAKHSKSSAYAHALDIQRLSQLPEFDQILKTDFNTVKPVMITTVDGGPDENPRFGKTISVAIHTFKSFDLDALFLATNAPGRSAFNPVERRMAPLSRELSGLILPHDKFGSHLDSQGRTTDEMLEKKNFANAGETLSEVWRNLVIDGFNVVAEYVEPDKSELCISEMVSVDEHWIASHVRTSQYLLQVVKCTDAECCTPFRSKYGTYFPYRFLTPPVPLTYDPLITSLSDPEKSGLTNTGNNIKFCNLFQNLAFFEGIDIPYDTYCPSVHDKITDRSCKDCGIYFASTTLLKSHKKVHGKKLSSKKRKPVKVISQRNEELLVSFDMADEEALQAEWVEVDELLLDGVTVPDFYDEEIIPTVNYAEHFRNRWESDTASDE; this is encoded by the exons ATGATGGACTTTCAAGTTG GACTTGAAGTAAGAAAAGGTGGATTTGGTGACCCTAATTATATCAGTCCATCAGGACCTACATATATCGCGATTCGATCTGCAAAACATTCCAAATCTTCGGCATACGCTCATGCCTTAGATATCCAGCGGTTGTCACAGCTACCTGAATTCGACCAAATACTCAAAACTGACTTTAACACTGTTAAGCCAGTTATGATTACAACTGTTGATGGCGGACCGGATGAGAATCCGAGATTTGGTAAAACGATTTCCGTTGCCATCCACACTTTCAAATCATTTGATCTCGACGCTCTATTTCTTGCAACGAATGCGCCCGGAAGATCTGCATTCAATCCGGTAGAACGAAGAATGGCACCTTTGAGTCGGGAGCTTTCAGGGCTGATACTTCCACATGACAAATTCGGATCTCATCTGGATTCCCAAGGCCGAACTACAGACGAAATGttagagaaaaaaaactttgctaACGCTGGTGAAACTCTCAGTGAAGTTTGGAGGAACCTCGTTATTGATGGCTTTAATGTTGTTGCTGAGTATGTAGAACCCGATAAATCTGAACTTTGCATTTCGGAGATGGTATCAGTTGACGAACACTGGATAGCTTCTCATGTGAGGACTTCTCAGTATTTGCTGCAAGTGGTGAAATGCACGGACGCTGAATGCTGCACACCGTTCCGCAGTAAGTACGGTACCTATTTCCCGTACAGATTTTTGACTCCTCCTGTACCATTGACCTATGATCCACTGATCACATCACTAAGCGATCCTGAAAAATCAGGGTTAACAAACACAGGAAATAAcataaaattttgtaatttgttCCAAAACCTTGCGTTTTTCGAAGGAATAGACATTCCTTATGATACCTATTGCCCATCAGTACATGACAAAATAACGGATCGTAGCTGCAAGGACTGTGGAATTTACTTTGCATCAACCACACTTCTAAAATCCCATAAGAAAGTACATGGGAAAAAATTAAGCAGCAAAAAACGAAAACCCGTGAAAGTTATATCTCAGAGAAACGAAGAGCTTCTTGTCAGTTTTGATATGGCTGATGAAGAGGCGCTGCAAGCAGAATGGGTCGAAGTGGACGAATTACTGCTTGATGGCGTAACTGTCCCCGATTTTTACGACGAGGAGATTATACCTACGGTTAACTATGCAGAACATTTCAGAAACCGTTGGGAGAGTGACACAGCATCCGATGAGTGA